A single region of the Sandaracinaceae bacterium genome encodes:
- the uvrA gene encoding excinuclease ABC subunit UvrA: protein MSPRPHATESENIEIVGAREHNLDVPYLELPKRSLVVFTGVSGSGKSSLAFDTLYAEGQRRYVESLSAYARQFLGRLERPAVERLRGLSPTIAIEQKSASNNPRSTVGTITEIYDYLRVLYARAGVQHCHQCGKEVRGRSAEEVVRDVESTVAEGTRLTLFAPLVTHRKGEFRELFTELAGRGFVRARVDGEVLRLEDTPTLVKHKKHTIEVVVDRLVRRDEDRQRLTEAVEAGLREGQGELLVEVEPEGDSPSHALRFSESRMCCGVAFPELSPQSFSFNSPLGMCPSCQGLGTRIEVDPELVVPDPSLSIREGAIAPWKSAMDKGEGWTFRVIDGMAKAVGVDLDTPYAKLSAKKRAQVLYGLEGKKIRMEWGSEGGDSHGSWAVSFTGVIPRLERLYHETKSEMMRVSYAKYFAERHCDTCEGRRLRPESLAVRVGERGIADVTHMTVSDASAHFDALQLTGNQAAIAEGALREIRSRLRFLLDVGLEYLTLDRAGPSLSGGEAQRIRLASQLGSELSGVMYVLDEPSIGLHQRDNERLIRTLERLRDLGNSVIVVEHDEETIRAADHLVDFGVGAGRLGGKVLYSGAPEGVARVAESITGQYLSGARSIPRPEARRTPQGQLLVRGARMNNLHRIDVSIPLGVLTAVTGVSGAGKSSLVNGILLPALGRKLHNSTDPIGAHDALEGLDAIDKVIAIDQRPIGRTPRSNPGTYTKAFDEVREVFAQLPEARTRGFTAGRFSFNVKGGRCEACSGDGQVKVEMHFLSDVFVPCEVCEGKRYNSQTLAVRYRGKNITDVLAMSIDDCADLFAAHPKLAAILSTLQQVGLGYMQLGQPAPTMSGGEAQRVKLSRELAKRQTGRTLYVLDEPTTGLHFEDIRRLLGVLQQLVDAGNSVLVIEHNLDVIRSADWVVDLGPEGGAGGGRVVAEGTPEQVARVAGSHTGRFLRGALRSARAPDVATRSKPAPDTTLSKTRTPKGASTTPRNSRSSPPAKTANAAKTAKTAKTAKKLKAERG from the coding sequence ATGTCGCCGCGACCACACGCCACCGAGTCGGAGAACATCGAGATCGTCGGAGCCCGCGAGCACAACCTCGACGTGCCCTACCTCGAGCTGCCCAAGCGCTCGCTGGTGGTCTTCACCGGGGTCAGCGGCTCGGGCAAGTCCAGCCTGGCCTTCGACACCCTCTATGCCGAAGGTCAGCGACGTTACGTGGAGAGCCTGAGCGCCTACGCGCGCCAGTTCCTCGGGCGCCTCGAGCGGCCCGCGGTGGAGCGGTTGCGCGGCCTCTCGCCCACCATCGCCATCGAGCAGAAGTCGGCCAGCAACAACCCCCGCTCCACGGTGGGGACCATCACCGAGATCTACGACTACCTGCGTGTGCTCTACGCGCGGGCTGGCGTGCAGCACTGCCACCAGTGCGGCAAGGAGGTGCGCGGACGCAGCGCGGAGGAGGTGGTGCGCGACGTGGAGAGCACCGTCGCCGAGGGCACGCGCCTGACCTTGTTCGCGCCGCTGGTGACGCACCGCAAGGGCGAGTTCCGCGAGCTGTTCACCGAGCTGGCCGGGCGTGGCTTCGTGCGCGCACGTGTCGATGGCGAGGTCCTACGGCTCGAGGACACGCCCACCCTCGTGAAGCACAAGAAGCACACCATCGAGGTGGTCGTCGACCGCCTGGTGCGCCGCGATGAGGACCGACAACGTCTCACCGAGGCGGTCGAGGCGGGGCTACGCGAAGGCCAGGGCGAGCTACTGGTGGAGGTCGAGCCAGAAGGGGACTCCCCGAGCCACGCGCTGCGCTTCAGCGAGTCGCGCATGTGCTGTGGCGTGGCGTTCCCCGAGCTCAGCCCACAGAGCTTCTCGTTCAACAGCCCGCTCGGCATGTGCCCCAGCTGCCAGGGGCTCGGCACGCGCATCGAGGTGGACCCGGAGCTGGTCGTGCCCGACCCGAGCCTCTCCATCCGCGAGGGCGCCATCGCGCCGTGGAAGAGCGCCATGGACAAAGGCGAGGGCTGGACCTTCCGCGTCATCGACGGCATGGCCAAGGCCGTCGGCGTCGACCTGGACACCCCGTACGCCAAGCTCAGCGCGAAGAAGCGCGCGCAGGTGCTCTACGGCCTCGAGGGCAAGAAAATCCGCATGGAGTGGGGCTCGGAAGGCGGCGACAGCCACGGTAGCTGGGCGGTCTCGTTCACTGGCGTCATCCCGCGTCTCGAGCGGCTGTACCACGAGACCAAGTCCGAGATGATGCGCGTGTCGTACGCGAAGTACTTCGCGGAGCGACACTGTGACACCTGTGAGGGACGCCGGCTGCGGCCCGAGAGTCTCGCCGTGCGGGTAGGGGAACGCGGGATCGCCGACGTCACGCACATGACGGTGTCCGACGCGTCGGCGCACTTCGACGCGCTGCAGCTCACCGGAAACCAGGCGGCCATTGCGGAGGGCGCCCTACGGGAGATCCGCAGCCGCCTGCGCTTCCTGCTGGACGTGGGGCTCGAGTACCTCACGCTCGATCGCGCCGGCCCCAGCCTGAGCGGCGGCGAGGCACAACGGATTCGTCTGGCGAGCCAGCTGGGCAGCGAGCTGAGCGGCGTCATGTACGTTCTCGACGAGCCCAGCATCGGACTGCACCAGCGCGACAACGAGCGCCTGATCCGGACGCTCGAGCGCCTGCGCGACCTGGGCAACAGCGTGATCGTGGTAGAGCACGACGAGGAGACCATCCGCGCCGCCGACCATCTCGTGGACTTCGGCGTCGGCGCCGGCCGGCTGGGCGGCAAGGTGCTCTACAGCGGCGCGCCCGAAGGCGTCGCGCGCGTGGCCGAGAGCATCACGGGGCAGTACCTGAGCGGCGCGCGCAGCATCCCGCGGCCCGAGGCGCGACGCACACCGCAAGGACAGCTCCTCGTCCGAGGTGCGCGCATGAACAACCTGCACCGCATCGACGTTTCGATCCCTCTCGGGGTGCTGACCGCGGTCACCGGCGTGAGCGGCGCGGGCAAGAGCTCGCTGGTCAACGGCATCCTGCTCCCCGCGCTGGGGCGCAAGCTCCACAACAGCACCGACCCCATTGGCGCGCACGACGCCCTCGAGGGGCTCGACGCCATCGACAAGGTCATCGCCATCGATCAGCGTCCGATCGGGCGCACGCCCCGCAGCAACCCGGGCACGTACACGAAGGCGTTCGACGAGGTGCGCGAGGTGTTCGCCCAGCTCCCGGAGGCGCGCACGCGCGGATTCACGGCGGGGCGCTTCTCGTTCAATGTGAAGGGCGGGCGCTGCGAGGCCTGCTCGGGCGACGGTCAGGTGAAGGTCGAGATGCACTTTCTGTCCGACGTGTTCGTGCCGTGCGAGGTGTGCGAGGGGAAGCGCTACAACAGCCAGACCCTCGCCGTGCGCTACCGCGGCAAGAACATCACGGACGTGCTGGCCATGAGCATCGACGACTGCGCCGACCTGTTCGCGGCGCACCCGAAGCTCGCGGCCATCCTGAGCACGCTGCAGCAGGTGGGGCTTGGCTACATGCAGCTCGGGCAGCCCGCGCCGACGATGAGCGGCGGCGAGGCGCAGCGCGTGAAGCTGAGCCGCGAGCTGGCGAAGCGCCAGACGGGGCGCACGCTCTACGTGCTGGACGAGCCCACGACCGGGCTGCACTTCGAGGACATCCGCCGCTTGCTCGGGGTGTTGCAGCAGCTGGTCGACGCAGGCAACTCCGTGCTGGTCATCGAGCACAACCTGGACGTGATCCGCAGCGCAGACTGGGTCGTCGACCTGGGGCCGGAGGGCGGAGCGGGAGGCGGTCGCGTGGTGGCGGAGGGCACGCCCGAACAGGTGGCGCGGGTCGCCGGAAGTCACACGGGGCGCTTCCTGCGCGGAGCACTCCGGAGCGCGCGCGCACCAGACGTCGCCACGCGCTCGAAGCCCGCGCCCGACACCACGCTGTCGAAAACGCGCACGCCAAAGGGCGCGTCCACGACGCCGCGGAACAGCAGGTCCAGCCCGCCAGCCAAGACCGCCAACGCCGCCAAGACCGCCAAGACCGCCAAGACCGCCAAGAAGCTCAAGGCCGAACGCGGATGA
- a CDS encoding L,D-transpeptidase has translation MKSLSRAWPSGAPLLGALSLLAASLSAPASERVGAQPSTTGSLPLPQWVRSVEVVNDGARVFRGPSEASGRRGTIARGTRLPVRRRLPGVDCPTGYWFQVGDELYLCTRHAQLSTELPSGVARPAVPEGALLPKAYAFVRTDGARAYARPSEYFTDEYAMALGRGFGVVVTGERTVQGVRFVRTESQLFIERGDIGYARGSDLAGVELGPDDDLAFAWVRRDNATVHARPNGPVVRRLGRRTRLRLSPSTPERGDWVALADGGAMRRRDLQGPTLTEPPAEVRAGERWLDVSVADQVLVAYEGTRPVFVTLVSTGREGRHHRTPLGVHAIWIKLAFSDMSNLGADTPNEYAIEDVPWVQYFEGSNGLHAAFWHDDFGHARSHGCVNLSPRDARYLFDFTQPALPAGWNAILPLEGERPTFIRVRP, from the coding sequence GTGAAGAGTCTCTCGCGCGCGTGGCCGAGCGGCGCCCCGCTGCTGGGTGCGCTCTCCTTGCTGGCGGCGTCGCTGAGCGCTCCCGCCTCGGAGCGCGTGGGTGCCCAGCCTTCGACCACCGGAAGCCTCCCGCTCCCGCAGTGGGTGCGTTCGGTCGAGGTCGTCAACGACGGGGCACGCGTGTTTCGGGGTCCCAGCGAGGCGTCCGGCCGCCGCGGCACCATCGCGCGTGGGACGCGGCTCCCGGTTCGGCGCCGGCTGCCCGGCGTGGACTGCCCGACCGGCTATTGGTTCCAGGTGGGTGACGAGCTGTACCTGTGTACGCGCCACGCGCAGCTGAGCACCGAGCTGCCGAGCGGGGTCGCGCGGCCAGCCGTGCCCGAGGGGGCCCTGCTGCCGAAGGCGTACGCCTTCGTGCGCACGGACGGCGCACGCGCCTACGCGCGACCGTCGGAGTATTTCACCGACGAGTACGCCATGGCGCTGGGTCGTGGCTTCGGCGTGGTGGTGACGGGGGAGCGCACCGTGCAAGGCGTGCGCTTCGTCCGCACGGAGAGCCAGCTGTTCATCGAGCGCGGCGACATCGGCTACGCGCGCGGGAGTGACCTCGCGGGGGTCGAGCTGGGTCCAGACGACGACCTCGCCTTCGCCTGGGTACGTCGTGACAACGCGACGGTGCACGCGCGCCCCAACGGTCCCGTCGTGCGTCGCCTCGGGCGCCGGACGCGTCTGCGCCTCAGCCCGTCGACGCCCGAGCGCGGCGACTGGGTCGCGCTGGCGGACGGCGGTGCGATGCGTCGGCGCGACCTGCAAGGGCCTACGCTGACCGAGCCCCCCGCCGAGGTGCGCGCTGGCGAGCGTTGGCTCGACGTGAGCGTGGCCGATCAGGTGCTGGTGGCCTACGAGGGCACCCGGCCCGTGTTCGTGACGCTCGTCTCCACCGGACGCGAGGGGCGGCATCACCGTACGCCGCTCGGGGTGCACGCCATCTGGATCAAGCTGGCCTTCAGCGACATGAGCAACCTGGGCGCAGACACGCCGAACGAGTACGCCATCGAAGATGTCCCGTGGGTGCAGTATTTCGAGGGCAGCAACGGGCTGCACGCTGCGTTCTGGCACGACGACTTCGGGCACGCCCGCAGCCACGGCTGCGTCAACCTGAGCCCGCGTGATGCGCGCTACCTGTTCGACTTCACCCAGCCGGCGCTGCCCGCCGGGTGGAACGCCATCCTGCCACTCGAGGGCGAGCGTCCGACGTTCATCCGCGTTCGGCCTTGA
- a CDS encoding DUF2505 family protein has protein sequence MTTKFTVEHVLNTTPEGFWTRIQPNEEFYRALYVDHLGYEYELLECDLAVGTRKARIKPTADAPKVIREALGERFSFIEDGKYDATAGRYDFQIIPNTFTDKVHTTAYQIMVPHGSDQCVRTVHFEITANLLGLGAILEKFIARTTRESYGDSAKFTNDFLAKLG, from the coding sequence ATGACCACGAAGTTCACGGTCGAGCACGTGCTCAACACCACGCCCGAGGGGTTCTGGACACGCATCCAGCCAAACGAGGAATTCTACCGGGCCCTCTACGTCGACCACCTGGGCTACGAGTACGAGCTGCTCGAGTGCGACCTCGCGGTCGGGACACGCAAGGCGCGCATCAAGCCCACCGCGGACGCTCCGAAGGTCATCCGTGAGGCGTTGGGTGAGCGCTTCAGCTTCATCGAGGATGGCAAGTACGACGCCACCGCGGGCCGCTACGACTTCCAGATCATCCCCAACACGTTCACCGACAAGGTCCACACGACGGCGTACCAGATCATGGTCCCACACGGCTCCGACCAGTGCGTGCGCACCGTGCACTTCGAGATCACGGCCAACCTGCTCGGGCTGGGCGCCATCCTCGAGAAGTTCATCGCCCGCACCACGCGCGAGAGCTACGGCGACAGCGCCAAGTTCACGAACGACTTCCTCGCCAAGCTGGGCTGA
- a CDS encoding glutamate racemase — MADARSPIGVFDSGLGGLTVASAIMDALPNEHIVYLGDTARVPYGTRSPRTVLRYARACARRLQAHDIKLLVIACNTVSAVAVDMLRVELDVPVLGVIGPGARAGIEASVNGRVGVIATRGTVASGAYGRELAGLSSKAELFPQAAPLLVPLAEEGWLEGAVPTEVVEHYLEPLAVAGVDTLILGCTHYPLLADVIRSVAARVLSPEVQVVDSAHATASELHALLHARGLARADGPGTLRIMVTDLPGRFAEVAGRFLGRDIDAAAVEQIDL; from the coding sequence ATGGCCGACGCCCGCTCTCCGATTGGCGTGTTCGACTCCGGGCTGGGTGGCTTGACCGTCGCCTCCGCCATCATGGACGCCCTCCCCAACGAGCACATCGTGTACTTGGGCGACACCGCGCGTGTCCCCTATGGCACGCGCAGCCCCCGGACCGTGTTGCGCTACGCGCGGGCGTGCGCGCGCCGTCTGCAGGCGCACGACATCAAGCTCTTGGTGATCGCGTGCAACACAGTCTCCGCGGTGGCGGTGGACATGCTGCGCGTGGAGCTGGACGTGCCGGTGCTGGGGGTGATCGGCCCTGGAGCGCGCGCTGGCATCGAGGCGAGCGTGAACGGCCGCGTGGGGGTCATCGCGACGCGCGGCACGGTCGCCTCGGGCGCTTACGGCCGTGAGCTGGCTGGGCTCAGCAGCAAGGCGGAGCTCTTCCCCCAGGCGGCGCCGCTGCTGGTGCCGCTGGCGGAGGAGGGCTGGCTGGAGGGTGCTGTCCCGACTGAGGTGGTCGAGCACTACCTCGAGCCGCTCGCCGTGGCAGGCGTGGACACGCTGATCCTGGGCTGCACGCACTACCCGTTGCTGGCCGACGTCATCCGCAGTGTCGCTGCGCGCGTGCTCTCCCCGGAGGTGCAGGTGGTCGACAGCGCACACGCGACGGCGAGCGAGCTGCACGCGCTGTTGCACGCACGTGGCCTCGCGCGCGCCGACGGACCCGGCACGTTGCGCATCATGGTCACCGACTTGCCCGGGCGCTTCGCCGAGGTCGCGGGGCGCTTCTTGGGTCGCGACATCGACGCGGCCGCGGTCGAGCAGATCGACCTCTGA
- a CDS encoding protein kinase, protein MIFDLGEMLAGNYEVRCLLGAGGMGQVFEALDHQLDRRVAIKVASAGPAVSLLRQEARALAAFRHPSLVTVHTLGARRGVDFLVMERIYGLSLGRHLSTRFDSRSAPDIDETIEVITAIAEGLAVVHRAGLAHRDVKPDNVMMTPDHRIVLMDFGLVLPEYHVASQTRIAGSPPYMAPEALDNTVQPGAGRLLDLYSLGVVAFEMLTNTLPVAGENVAELYDHHHTQPVPDVRTRRMGVPARLAELVSELLAKSPNDRPQSAEAVAWRLRAMQGGIREAQQAVTLVPESDELRVLIAEDNKDVARVLQFYVKQILGDSVKIETAADGEAAMAAIRRREPDLLLLDLHMPKMNGIEVCMALRGERLGERTTIISVSAGAQDDDRQLLYQLGIHHFVEKGTALKERLSTAIYDAMGIDKRSESVTRF, encoded by the coding sequence TTGATCTTCGACCTCGGGGAGATGCTCGCGGGCAACTACGAGGTCCGTTGCCTGCTGGGTGCCGGCGGCATGGGCCAGGTGTTCGAGGCGCTCGACCACCAGCTCGACCGCCGCGTCGCCATCAAGGTCGCGTCCGCCGGCCCAGCCGTCAGCTTGCTGCGCCAAGAGGCCCGCGCGCTCGCTGCGTTCCGTCACCCGAGCCTGGTCACCGTCCACACGCTGGGCGCGCGCCGCGGCGTCGACTTCCTCGTCATGGAGCGCATCTACGGCCTCAGCCTCGGTCGCCACCTGAGCACACGCTTCGACTCCCGCTCGGCCCCCGACATCGACGAGACCATCGAGGTCATCACCGCCATCGCCGAAGGGCTCGCCGTGGTGCACCGCGCCGGCTTGGCCCACCGCGACGTGAAGCCCGACAACGTCATGATGACGCCGGACCACCGCATCGTGCTGATGGACTTCGGGCTCGTGCTGCCGGAGTACCACGTCGCGTCGCAGACACGCATCGCCGGCTCACCTCCGTACATGGCACCGGAGGCGCTGGACAACACGGTGCAGCCAGGCGCCGGGCGCTTGCTGGACCTGTACAGCCTGGGCGTGGTCGCCTTCGAGATGCTCACCAACACGCTCCCGGTCGCCGGCGAGAACGTGGCCGAGCTGTACGACCACCACCACACGCAGCCTGTGCCCGATGTGCGCACGCGCCGCATGGGCGTGCCCGCGCGCTTGGCCGAGTTGGTCAGCGAGTTGCTCGCGAAGAGCCCGAACGATCGACCCCAGAGCGCCGAAGCCGTCGCCTGGCGGCTACGCGCGATGCAGGGCGGGATCCGCGAAGCACAGCAGGCCGTGACGCTGGTGCCCGAGAGCGATGAGCTCCGCGTGCTGATCGCGGAGGACAACAAGGACGTCGCCCGCGTGCTGCAGTTCTACGTGAAGCAGATCTTGGGGGACTCCGTGAAGATCGAGACGGCCGCCGACGGCGAGGCGGCGATGGCGGCCATCCGTCGACGCGAGCCGGACCTCCTGTTGCTGGATCTCCACATGCCCAAGATGAACGGCATCGAGGTGTGCATGGCGCTGCGTGGCGAGCGTCTCGGCGAGCGCACGACCATCATCAGCGTGAGCGCGGGCGCGCAGGACGACGACCGCCAGCTCCTCTACCAGTTGGGAATCCACCACTTCGTGGAGAAGGGCACGGCGCTCAAGGAGAGGTTGTCGACCGCCATCTACGACGCGATGGGCATCGACAAGCGCTCGGAGAGCGTCACCCGCTTCTGA
- a CDS encoding tetratricopeptide repeat protein, with protein sequence MPVRLRPHASLRVLRLAAGLAALTVAPAVTPPPIAHAQTDEQIARARALFTEGQSAYDAGRFQEAVTKMREAYDITHSPELAFNVARVYERMSEYQEAIRYFRIYLRQGTPDAEVRADVEQRVAALREAERRSRDHVFTAPPSDDELTREARTFFTRGVAMFRRGEYEAAMQAFTAAHRFAPLPEVLYNMAVVAERLGAPRDAIDYYREYLRLRPTAPDRGFVEREIERLRGR encoded by the coding sequence ATGCCTGTCCGACTCCGTCCCCACGCGTCCCTCCGAGTGCTCCGGCTCGCGGCTGGGCTGGCTGCGCTCACCGTGGCCCCGGCGGTCACGCCACCGCCCATCGCCCACGCACAGACCGACGAGCAGATCGCGCGAGCCCGCGCACTGTTCACGGAAGGACAGAGCGCGTACGACGCCGGTCGCTTTCAAGAGGCCGTGACGAAGATGCGCGAGGCGTACGACATCACCCACTCGCCCGAGCTGGCGTTCAACGTCGCACGCGTCTACGAGCGCATGAGCGAATACCAAGAGGCCATCCGCTACTTCCGCATCTACCTGCGTCAGGGTACGCCCGACGCCGAGGTGCGCGCGGACGTGGAGCAGCGCGTCGCGGCGCTGCGCGAGGCCGAACGTCGGTCCCGCGACCACGTCTTCACGGCGCCCCCGAGCGACGACGAGCTCACCCGCGAAGCCCGGACGTTCTTCACGCGCGGCGTCGCGATGTTCCGGCGGGGCGAATACGAGGCGGCCATGCAGGCGTTCACGGCCGCCCACCGCTTCGCGCCGCTGCCCGAGGTCCTCTACAACATGGCCGTCGTCGCCGAGCGGCTGGGCGCCCCCCGTGACGCCATCGACTACTATCGCGAGTACCTGCGGCTTCGCCCGACGGCACCGGATCGTGGCTTCGTCGAGCGGGAGATCGAGCGCCTCCGAGGCCGCTGA
- a CDS encoding FHA domain-containing protein, with translation MGIRITVRSRWGEPQEVDPPSASRALAVYSFEHGRVRIGRGRTADILLPHPAVSGLHASLEPSGAQYSVTDEGSTNGVLVNGARISPHRPKSLRDGDRIELGGFTLRVEFLPAVGGVTSAHETAELARQLVRAVLSQGTTPVAAPQLVFENGSRAGERLSMPDAPASWRIGRSPECEVVLDDADASREHAELWRDLDGVLLRDLGAKNPATVNGRAHPERRLADRDELRIGSTRLTFEDPASTAVSRIQAADDLAVDLPPDPFDELEAERADAERAREASQPGDTESAAPTDEASVDPAFEAPRAGDHVVAIADPKPRAARPRRESAALTDMIVYVLAGAVLTLSALGLWWLSR, from the coding sequence ATGGGAATCCGCATCACGGTCCGCTCACGTTGGGGTGAGCCCCAAGAGGTGGACCCGCCGAGCGCGTCCCGAGCGCTCGCCGTGTACAGCTTCGAGCACGGTCGCGTGCGCATCGGCCGCGGGCGCACGGCGGACATCCTGCTGCCGCACCCCGCGGTGAGCGGGTTGCACGCCAGCCTCGAACCGAGCGGAGCGCAGTACAGCGTGACGGACGAGGGTTCGACCAACGGCGTCCTGGTCAACGGAGCGCGCATCTCGCCTCACCGGCCCAAGTCCCTCAGGGACGGCGACCGCATCGAACTGGGCGGCTTCACCCTCCGTGTGGAGTTCCTGCCCGCGGTGGGCGGCGTCACCAGCGCGCACGAGACGGCCGAGCTCGCGCGGCAGCTCGTGCGCGCCGTGTTGTCCCAGGGGACGACGCCCGTCGCCGCGCCACAGCTCGTCTTCGAGAATGGCAGCCGCGCAGGCGAGCGGCTGAGCATGCCGGACGCGCCCGCGTCGTGGCGCATCGGCCGGAGTCCCGAGTGCGAGGTGGTGCTGGACGACGCCGACGCGTCGCGTGAGCACGCCGAGCTGTGGCGCGACCTGGATGGCGTGTTGCTGCGCGACCTCGGCGCCAAGAACCCAGCCACCGTGAACGGGCGCGCGCATCCGGAGCGACGGCTGGCGGACCGCGACGAGCTGCGCATCGGCTCGACCCGCCTGACGTTCGAAGACCCTGCGAGCACCGCCGTGTCGCGCATCCAAGCCGCCGACGATCTGGCGGTGGATCTTCCGCCAGACCCCTTCGACGAGCTCGAGGCCGAGCGCGCCGACGCTGAGCGCGCTCGCGAGGCGAGCCAGCCCGGCGACACGGAGAGCGCCGCCCCCACCGACGAAGCGAGCGTCGATCCCGCGTTCGAGGCGCCGCGCGCGGGCGACCACGTAGTGGCCATCGCCGACCCCAAGCCGCGCGCAGCGCGTCCGCGACGTGAGAGCGCAGCGCTGACCGACATGATCGTCTACGTGCTGGCCGGCGCCGTCCTGACGCTCAGCGCGCTCGGCCTGTGGTGGCTCAGTCGCTGA
- a CDS encoding adenosylcobinamide amidohydrolase codes for MPMFSGDVMYEQDGLRITRTERVLVMSTQVPHACLSFAPRGGGEQTTTHVANHHVASHELSLEVDALALLEARQRELVGADGVAMMTACALQRAVVATAEEPLEDAALPSPPVRCVAVATVGLSNLLRAGDSPGALAPVGTINVLLWVSRALSTTARLEALSVATEARTLAVVERALPSRRSGLPASGTGTDCIALLCPIAGADRASVMDSVDDASGVPYAGKHTAVGAVVGRAVYDAVSAGAASWDERYGDTLRRAMREHVRGAS; via the coding sequence ATGCCGATGTTCAGCGGCGACGTGATGTACGAGCAGGACGGCCTACGCATCACGCGCACGGAGCGCGTGCTGGTGATGAGCACCCAGGTCCCGCACGCGTGCCTATCGTTCGCGCCACGCGGGGGTGGCGAGCAGACGACGACGCACGTGGCCAACCACCACGTCGCATCGCACGAACTCTCGCTGGAGGTGGACGCGCTCGCCCTGCTCGAGGCGCGCCAGCGCGAGCTGGTGGGCGCAGACGGTGTCGCCATGATGACCGCCTGTGCGCTCCAGCGCGCCGTGGTCGCCACCGCCGAGGAGCCGCTCGAGGACGCTGCGCTGCCGTCGCCGCCCGTCCGCTGCGTCGCGGTCGCCACCGTGGGGCTCTCGAACCTGCTCCGCGCTGGCGACTCTCCCGGAGCGCTTGCCCCTGTCGGGACCATCAACGTGCTGCTGTGGGTGTCCCGCGCGCTCTCCACGACGGCGCGCCTAGAGGCCCTCAGCGTCGCCACCGAGGCGCGCACGCTGGCGGTGGTGGAGCGTGCCCTTCCGTCGCGTCGTAGCGGCCTACCGGCGAGCGGGACGGGCACGGACTGCATCGCCCTGCTCTGCCCCATTGCCGGTGCGGATCGAGCGAGCGTCATGGACTCCGTGGACGACGCTTCCGGCGTCCCCTACGCCGGCAAGCACACCGCCGTCGGTGCGGTGGTGGGGCGCGCCGTGTACGACGCGGTCTCGGCGGGGGCGGCCTCGTGGGACGAGCGCTATGGGGACACCTTGAGGCGCGCCATGCGGGAACACGTGCGAGGAGCCTCTTGA
- the cobD gene encoding cobalamin biosynthesis protein CobD, with translation MSAAGTALVCLVLALAWDVVLRELPNAAHPVAWFGRLAGAARGRLPLAPPLRALLGGALLLALVPLTVGAVVWITRAARVASPWAESALALFWLQASFSCRGLLDAGLAVERALRANDLATARSGLSSLCSRDPSSLNGSELAGAATASLAENLSDSVVAPLFYYVLFGLPGALAFRAVNTLDAMVGYRGRYEWLGKPAARVDDVLGLVPARLSAILLWLAAVPLRLDVARGWRTCMTDARLTPSPNGGFPMAMTAGLLGVCLVKPDTYTLGAAGDPPSVQTLTDARRLVGLAMTITALLAVAALALGDPTGPVWSCIGSPP, from the coding sequence TTGAGCGCCGCCGGAACGGCCCTGGTGTGCCTCGTGCTGGCGCTGGCGTGGGACGTCGTGTTGCGGGAGCTGCCCAACGCCGCGCACCCCGTGGCGTGGTTCGGACGCCTCGCCGGCGCCGCGCGCGGGCGTCTTCCGCTGGCTCCACCGCTGCGGGCGCTGCTCGGGGGCGCGCTGCTGCTCGCGCTCGTGCCGCTCACGGTGGGTGCCGTCGTCTGGATCACGCGAGCAGCGCGCGTGGCGTCGCCTTGGGCGGAAAGCGCGCTCGCGCTGTTCTGGCTCCAGGCCTCGTTCTCCTGCCGCGGGCTGCTGGACGCGGGCCTTGCCGTGGAACGTGCGCTGCGCGCAAACGACCTCGCGACCGCGCGCAGTGGGCTCTCGTCGCTGTGCAGCCGGGACCCCTCCTCGCTGAACGGGAGCGAGCTCGCGGGCGCCGCCACGGCCTCATTGGCGGAGAACCTCTCGGACAGCGTCGTCGCGCCGTTGTTCTACTACGTGCTCTTCGGGCTGCCTGGTGCGCTCGCGTTCCGCGCGGTGAACACGCTGGACGCGATGGTCGGCTACCGGGGCCGCTACGAGTGGCTGGGCAAGCCAGCCGCGCGCGTGGACGACGTGCTCGGCCTGGTCCCGGCGCGCCTCTCCGCCATCCTGCTCTGGCTCGCGGCCGTCCCACTCCGACTGGATGTGGCGCGCGGGTGGCGCACCTGCATGACCGACGCGCGCCTGACGCCGAGCCCGAACGGCGGGTTTCCCATGGCGATGACCGCTGGACTCTTGGGCGTGTGCCTGGTGAAGCCGGACACCTACACGCTGGGTGCAGCGGGAGACCCGCCGAGTGTGCAGACCCTGACGGACGCGCGCCGCCTCGTGGGGTTGGCCATGACGATCACGGCGCTCCTGGCCGTCGCTGCGCTCGCGCTCGGCGACCCGACGGGCCCCGTGTGGAGCTGCATCGGGAGCCCACCATGA